GGAATTTTGTAGTTTAATCTCAAATTTATTCATTAATTCTACCTTAAGTAATGAGTTTCATAAAGATTATTTAACTTACTGCCAAAACATACATCAGTTAATTGTCAGAAACAGTTATACTTTCTAGAAATTAAGAAATATATACTAGGCACACTGTAGCCTTACGAAGTTTGCTGTGTTGTGGTACCAGGAGGTACGGCAAAATGGAAAAATTAGAGCAATTACTATTGAAAAACCTAATCTAGGTCACATGTATAGGCATTTCCTAACTCCTAAAATATGGTAATATTGACCTGGACAAGCCATTAACCAAAGTAGATGTAGATATTGATTACCAATACAAATGTAAGAGATTAGATAATAAAATCGGGGCCGCCAGTTTCTTGGCTTGGTCCGGTTTTTCCGCGCATATGGTCTAAGGCTGATATATTTCATTTAAAGCTGATATATCGAAATTTATATATAAAATTCTTAAAATCACTCTATTATTTCCTTAAGTCCAAGATAAATTTCTACGATTTCTTCCACTTTCATTCTTACTAAGCCACTGGACGATGGTGCGACAAAATCAATTGTTCCAGGGACGACTGGTTTCTCCTGCCTCCCCCACGGAACACTTTTCATGCCACTATATTCCTGATAGACTCCCTTCCCAACGAAACAAACCACCCTCGGCTTTAGCAGCTCAATTTTATTCCTGAGTATTTCTTTGCCCTCTTTGTATTCTTCTTTTGTAATTTCATCTGCAGCCTTTGTGGGTCTTGCCACAATATTCGTAATCCCCATTCCCAAATCTAATAGTTTGGCATCTTCAGACGCATCGAATTTCCGAGGAGTCAAACCTGCATCATGTAAGATGCGCCAAAACCGGTTATTAGGATTGGCAAAGTGATGCCCCGTTTCACTTGAACGAATACTAGGATTAAATCCCACGAATAAAATCTTCAAACTCTCTTTTATATGATCATTTACTAACTTCAACATAGTAACCTCTATTCAAAAAACATTAATGACCCTATTTTCCTAAACCATCTTCACTTTTCATAATGCCCCACCGAGGTGAAGGCTGTTGCTAGTAATCCAACAATCGAAACAATTAATAACGAATATAGTAATCTAGGCTCCCGAAGCAACAGTAGACTCGACATAATAATTACAGTATCAATAGCATAAGCAATAATCCCTACGTTAACCTTTGTCCATTTTGCAAACAGTAAAGCCAGTAGATCCATTCCGCCTGGGCTTATCTGATTTCTCAACATCGTCCCTACACCAATACCGACGATAGTACCGCCGATAATCACAGATGAGATAATGGGTAAATGAAATACATTTTTTAAAGGCACTAAGATTTCAATCATGAAGCCTGAGAAAAAAGCCCCAATCAATCCATAAGTAAAATAGTTAATATCAGACTTATACGCTAGTAAGTAAACAGGAATATTCAATAAAACAAACGTCAATCCAATACTAAAATGCCATATATAGTTGAATAAAATACTGATTCCAAACATCCCTCCATTAATAAGATGGAACGGCAATATAAATCCGTTCACCCCAACTCCAATCATCGTACTTCCAAATCCGATAACCGCTAATTTTTTAAGCATGATTCCCATCCCTTGTCCAATGTTCTATATAACCACTTATATGTGATTACAAGGGAGTTCATTCTTAACAAAAAGGCACCTTACGTTAAGCAGTTGCTATACTTTTTGATTTTCGGACATGTTTGAACAAGGAAACCATAACCGTCAAAAAAGGTAAAAGCCATAAAAATAATGCATAGGGCAAATACTCCAAGATTGGAATTCCGACTATGGTACTGCACATAATTGCCAACACACTCCAAGGCACCATCCCCGGGAAGAGCATGGTCGTATCCCCCATCACTCTTGCCAATTCTACTTTCCCATATTTACTTGACCAATGAGGTAAGAAGGACCTTCCCGTCAGGATAATCGGCAGTGTTTGATTAGCGGCAATAAAACTTATTACTAGAGTGGCTAGCAAGGTTTTAATCGTGTCTCCTGTTAATGAAGTTGAACTCTGAAGCCATTTATCAAGATAAGGTTGAATGACGTTCAATTCTTCCAATAGACCATTATAGGCACCCGCTAAGGCAAGAAACAGCAATAGTTCGTACATATGAAGAAAACCCCCGCCTAGACCTTCGATTCCATTCCAAAAAGCGTGTGCAATTTCCACTAATGAAACTCCTTCAAACAACGATAGGATACCAGCGGAAATAATACTTGTTAGAAAAGCATAAATAATACTAACTCGGAACAGAACTAAAAGAAGTAAAATGATGGGCGGTATAAACTTTATCAACGATAGATCACTCCATCGTAAATGTTCTGAAGCAGGTACTGTTACTTCAGAAAAGAAATCGAAACTTCCGTAAAAAAGAATTGACACTCCTACAGCGATGAATGTAGTAAATAACATTGCATTCCATTGTTTCTTTACAGGTAATTCGATTGTATGTGCTAGCAGCTGATGAGCACTCGAAAATGGTGAGGTTCTGTCCCCGACAAACGCCCCTGAGACCAATGCTCCTGCAACAATCTCGGGCTGCAAATTTAATACCACGGCTGTCCCCAATATCGGAATACCAATCGCACTAAGAGTCCCAACCGTTGTTCCAAGCAGCATAGAAAAGACCATCGCAGCGACAAATGTTAAAACATAGAAAAAATGCGGATTAATGAAATGAAGTGCGATTTTCACCATTTGTTCAATCGTCCCTGAAAGATACCAGGAAGGGAGTAAAAAACTAACTAGGAATAGAATTATAATTACAACCCTAGTCTTATAAACTCCTCTTATACTTATCAATAGAATTTGTTTGACACCCTGCTTATTCTGTTTTGAAAGATAGACTAAAATAATAAAACCTGGCAAAAACCCTTTGACGAGTGGCTGATGAAATATAACGGACCATATAACCCCCGTTAATGTAACGGTAAGTAGAAGAATTAATTGTTTCATTGAGAATCTTTTCATTTTGAAGGCCCAACCTTACTTTTTTAATAAATCTAATTATAATGATTGCTTTATCTTTGGAAAAGCAAAAAAATTAGAGCCGAGAAATACGGCTCCATTCGAATTAATAGGTGTTATAAATATTTTCACATTCTTCTCCTGTTGGCCGATAGAATCAATGCAGTTTGAATCGTCCAACAAGAGGCTAATCATGGGGACAGAACTTCGCCGTTTTAACTTTTTAAGATATCCTCAATCCTATTTAATTCTTCCTCAGTGAAGGAAAGGTTTTTCAAAGCAGCCACATTCTCTTCTATCTGACTAACCCTGCTAGCACCGATTAATGCGGATGTTACCCTTCCTCCCCTAAGAACCCACGCAAGAGACATCTGTGCTAGGTTTTGTCCGCGTTCACCCGCAACTTCATTCAGCTTTTTCACTCGTTTTACTATATTTTCTGTCACTTGATCTTTACTTAAAAAGCTTTGTGTTTTTGCCGCTCGAGAATCGGTTGGGATTCCGTTTAAATATTTATTCGTTAACAAGCCCTGCGCTAGTGGACAAAATGCAATCGAACCTACTCCATTTTCTTGCAGTACATCCTGCAATCCATCCTCTATCCAGCGATTTAGCATTGAATAGCTTGGTTGATGGATAACAAGTGGAGTTCCTAATCTATTTAAGATTTTCACCGCTTCCTCGGTTTGTTCTGCACTATAGTTTGAAATACCAACATACAGGGCTTTACCTTGGCGGACAATTGAATCTAGTGCGCCCATCGTTTCTTCAAGTGGAGTATTCGGGTCTGGACGGTGAGAATAAAATATATCAACATAGTCTAAACCCATTCGATTTAAGCTTTGATCTAAACTGGAAACAAGATATTTTCTTGAACCCCAGTCCCCGTACGGTCCGGGCCACATTGTATAACCAGCTTTCGTAGAAACAATCATCTCATCTCGGTAAGGTGCAAAATCACTTTTTATCATTTTGCCGAACATTTCTTCTGCGGACCCAGGCGGCGGCCCGTAATTGTTTGCAAGGTCAAAGTGAGTAATCCCTAAATCAAATGCTCTTCTAAGCATTGAACGGCCATTCTCATATGTATCAACACCGCCAAAATTATGCCATAGCCCTAATGATATTGCTGACAATTGTAAGCCCGACCTACCGCTTCTATTGTATTTCATTGTTCCATATCGAGACTCATCCGCTAAATAAACCATTTTATTCCTCCTTTTTTGCTCTCATTTCCATTATAAACGCTAACAAAAAATTCCCCAAGAGATAACTTCTCTTGAGGATTGATAGTAGACTTAAACGACATCATCTAGTTGTTTATATAAATGTTCCCGTTCTATTTCCAGCTGCTCTAATTCGGTGTATTGTTTTTGAAGCATTTCCAAATCAATCCCTGATTCCATCTTCTGCTTCAATGTGTGAATTAGCTCTTCTAACTCCTCAAGCTTTTGTTCAATCTCGATAGCCTTGTTAGGGACCGCTGCTGCTTTTAAAGGCTTAGCATTCTTTATTGGTGCTATTTTTTCAGGTGTTGCTGGTTGAGAAACCTTTACTGTGTTTAATTTTCCTTTTGCCCAGTCATAGTTTCCATCAAAGAAGTAAACAGTTTCGTCCTTGAGCCAATATACTTTATTAAACAATTTATTGAGAAAATAACGGTCATGAGAAACGGCCAAAATGGTGCCGTTAAATTGTTCTAATGCCTCTTCTAAAACATCACATGAATCAATATCAAGGTGGTTTGTCGGTTCATCTAGCACTAGGAGATTAATATCCTGATACATAAGCTGAGCAAGACGCAATCGCATTCTTTCTCCGCCGCTCAATTGATTGACTTTTCGAAATACCGCTGGTCCGTAAAATAAAAATCGTGCTAGAATATGTCTTGCTTTCCCCTCGTTAACGATTACTTCAGACCGGAATACATCAATTACCCGTTCCTCTCCAATGGTATGAAACACATGCTGAGATAAATAGCCGATTTTTACATTACTCCCTACCTTTACAGTTCCCTTATCGCTATCACAATCACCTAGAATCATTTTTAACAACGTTGATTTTCCCGTTCCGTTTTCACCAACAATCGCAGTCCGATCCTTGTATTGAACAAGCATATTTACATTTTCAAAAAGTTTCCTGCTGCCAAAGTTTTTCGAGACATCCTCTAATTTGATGACATCCTTTCCGCTCCGGTCATTGGCTTCAAAATCAATCGCCATTTTTTTCACATCAAGCTTTGGACGGTCGAGTTTCTCCATCCGATCCAGTGCCCTCTGCATATTCGTAGCCCTTTTATGAAGGGCAGCACTTGGTGGATTGGCCCGATCGGCCCATTCACGAAGGCGCTTAATTGCCTCCTTCATTTTTTTGATTTTTCGCTGCTGCTCCTGATATTCCTGAAACTCCCTTAGCAATCGCTCTTCCTTCTCTTTTACAAACCCGCTAAAATTTGTATGGTAAAGCTCAATTTCGCCATCCTCCATATCAAGAACTTTTGCTACGACCTCATCTAAAAAGTAGCGGTCATGCGAAATAAGAATAATCGTCCCTGAATATTCCTTTAGAAATGTGCCAAGCCACTCTATTGCCATTAAGTCTAAATGGTTTGTCGGCTCATCTAATAACAGTAGTTCAGGTTTCATTAATAAGCTTAACGCGAGTCCAACCTTCGTCTTTTCACCACCACTTAAGAGTGAAAAAGGTTTATTAACCAGGTCGGTGATATTTAAACCATGGGAAACCATGTCCATTTGTGCATCCATTTCATAGCCGCCGTTTAGAATGAAATCATCCTGAAGTTTTCCGTATTGATCCATAAGCCTTTGTAAATAGGCAGGGGTCAGTTCTTGCCCCATTTCAAATTCTAATTGCTGAAGTTTTGTTTCTGTTTCTACTAATTGCACAAAGGCAGTTTTTAATACTTCTTTTACGGTTAAGTCCTTATAATCCGGAATTTGGGCAAGGTAGCCGATCTTCAATCCCTTTTTCCAATGAATCGCTCCACCATCAACTGATTCTTGATTAGCAAGCATCTTTAACAATGTGGTTTTCCCGCTGCCGTTCCGTCCAACCAAACCCACACGATTTCCTTCATGGACTTCAAAGGATAAATTTTCAAAGATAATATTTCCGCCAAATGATTTTGCTATATGATTAACACTACATACGATCATGTTCATTCTCCTTTTATTGAACACTCGCTTTACATAAAAAATGCAGGCATCTATAGATACCCGCACCGAAAAATTGGCATGAAAAAAGAGTGCTAAAAAGGCACCCTCTTTTCACCTATTTTAATAATGGGTAAAGAGATGTGTTTATCGTTCTATATTCATTTTGTAATTTTGAAAAAAGGACAGACTCCCCCCTTTAAAAACTACTTCATGAAAAATTGCACGGCACAAATATAACGCTTCAAGCCACTGTACACGTACAAAAATAGAACGAACCATCTCCTTACACCTCCGTTTCAACTTAAAGATAATTCTATTGTAAATAGTTCTAGCCATCATTGCAAGCCTATTTATTCAGACAATTAGAAAGGTTTTAACTAATGAAGATACTTTTTCCTTCCGCCAAACCGTCTCCTATAGACAAATTTTCGTACGTCTTCTTCGGTTATTTTTCCATCATAAGCTGCAAACAATAGGGACTGGAGATCACGATAATGCTCCATGACAAAAAGGGCAAACTCCTTCCGTTTGCCCTTTGCTTGTCTTTTAAATTCCTCATCATTAAGTATTTCTTCAATCTGATCGAGGTAAAATGCCTTTGTATCCTCCCATTTTTCCTTTCGATTCTCCAAAATATCACGAGCGTATTCAGGCATTTTTTCAACTACGAGATCGATATACCCTTGAGACCACATGAGCATTTTGTCTTTTTCAGGTAGTTCCATGACCATTTTCATCAGTTCGAGGCCATCTACTTCTTCACTAGCCGCATATCTTCCGACCTGATTCATCATTCTCACCTCTTAATGAAGAGTTATCCTACAACACTTTCAAGGCTATTCTCAATATCATAATCTTTTTTCTTTCCTTCAAGCCAAGTAGTGTACTCTGATTCCATTTTTTCATCTATTAATGTTTCTTTTATTGCAGCCTTACTATCATCAAAATTTGCCTCTTTTGCTTCCTTTTTCTCTTCAACCTTAATAATATGATACCCATAATCAGATTTTACTGGCTCACTGATTTCATTTATTGGAAGCGAAAAAGCTACATCTTCAAATTCTGTTACCATTGTACCTCTAGGGAAAAATCCAAGCTCTCCACCATTTTCCTTGGAACCTTCATCCGTTGAGTATTCCTTTGCTAATTCTGCAAAATCGGCTCCATCCGCTAGCTTTTGTTTAATTTCTTTAGCAGTTGCTTCATCTTTAATTAGAATATGGCTTGCTTTTACTTGTTCTGCTTCACCAAGAGAATCTTTATTTTCATCAAAATAAGTCTTTAACTCTTCATCAGTAATTTCTATTTGTGGTTCAATTAATTTACGCATGGTCAAATAGTTTTTAAGATCTTCTTTTAGAACATCGACGGTGGTATTATTTGAAGCCAGTACCTGTTCAAAAGCTTCCTCTCCGCCATAAGACTCCTTTAATTTGTCCACTTCTTTATTCAATTCTTCATCTGAAATCGTTATGTTTTGTTTTTTAGCTTCAGAGGCAACAATTTTATCAGCTATCAATTGTTCCACCGTTGCAGCTCCATATTGCTTCACCATCACATTATACAATTCATCTTTACTGATAGCATCACCATTAATTTTTGCAATTGCTTTATCGTTTGATAACGCTAAGCTTAGAAAAACACCTATTGCGAGTATGAGTACTCCTATAACGAAAACTAATTTCTTATTTTGCTTGATAAAAACCATTCTATTATTTGCTCCCTTAGGTTATTTCGCTAGCTTAACGTTCACTGTGGTAAGCTTTCCATCACGATATACTTCAAATTTAACTACATCGCCAATTTTTACATCAGAATACAAAAATTTTCTTAATTCTGAGGAGTTGGCGATTTTTGTACCATTCATGGTAACAATCACATCCTGTGCTTCTAAACCACCATTAGCTGCTGCGGAGTTTGGTTCAACCGCTGTAATCATTACCCCTTCTTTGACACTTTCAGGAAGGTTCTCCCAATATAATTGCGGCACTTCTGTTAAATCAGCAAGTCCCACACCAAGATATGGTCTCTCTACCTTTCCGTCCTCAATTAATTCATTCACAATTGGAAGAAGGTCATTACTTGGAATTGCGAAGCCCAACCCTTCTACTCCGCTTTCAGAAATTTTCAAGCTATTGATTCCTATCACTAAACCTTCAGGGTTAATTAACGCACCGCCACTATTTCCTGGATTAATCGCAGCATCTGTTTGAATGACATTTGTTTCCCAATTTCCTGCAGAGGTAGAAACCGCGATACTCCTATTGATTGCACTCACTATTCCTTCGGTTACCGTTCTAGCAAAATCAAGTCCAAGCGGGTTTCCGATTGCATATACTTGGTCACCTGGCCTTAGTGTGGAAGAATCACCAAACTGTGCAATGGCCTCAACGTGTTTACTATCAATTTTCAAAACTGCTAAATCCGTTAAGGCATCCGTTCCAACAATTTCTGCACTTACCTTTTCTCCGTTATATAACGATACCTCTAGTTTAGTAGCACCCTCCACAACGTGGTTATTGGTTACAATGTAGGCAATATCATTATTCTTTTGAAAAATAACCCCTGAGCCTGTACCACTCTCAACATTTTGAGATGAACTTTTCCCATAAAATCCTTGGCTTTGACGCTGTTGATAATTGACAATTCCAACTATCGTTTTTGACAGCTGCTCTACAGTATCTGCAATGGAAGAGGAAGACTTTGCAGATGTTGGCTGTGCCGTTACGGTATTCACTTCTGAATTTGCGTTTTGCTGGGAAATACCTATGGTTTGTTTTTCATCAGCTTGTTGGAAATTATCCAAGTAATTGGTGTATGGGAGAACGGTCAATGTCAACACAGATCCCACCACACCTGCTGCTACCATCGAGGCAAAACCTTTTACCTTCTTTCTCTTTTTCTTTGTATTGTTTTTAAACTCTACACGTTTTGTAGGTTGTTCAGTCACTATTTCTTCTTCGTTTTTCTCTACTTCCAATTCCTCCGCTCTTCCTACTGGCTCGTTATCTGTAAGTACGTTTTCTTCTACATACTGTGTCTCTGGTTCTTCTTCCGGATTGTTTTTGTTATCATAAACATCTGAAATTTCGTCTGATGTATTTTGAAGATTTTTCTCATTCTCTTTTTCGAATTCATCTTTGTAATTCATACACGTTCTTCTCCTTTACACTAAAATTTGTGTAATTAATTATCTTACTTATAATTTAGCCCATAATTATGAAAAAATTGTTAACAAACTATAACGGGAATTGGAAATTATTAAGAAAAAAGTCGGATATTTAAAAAAATAAAAACAGCAGGAATTTCCCTGCTGCCTACTGTTTGAAGGTAATAGTAAATTTTGTACCTTTTCCTTTTTCACTTTGTACATCAATCTCTCCATTATGAAGAAGCACCAACTGCTTTACAATCGATAGACCTAGACCAAATGCCCCATAAGGATTACTCGTTCTAGAAATATCTGCTTTGTAAAAACGACGCCATATATTTTCGACTTCACTTGGGTCTATGCCAATACCAGTGTCTTCTACTTCAATAATTGTATTTTGCTTTTCTTTTCTTCCTCTAAGCCAAATCGTACCATCTGAAGTAAATTGGATGCTGTTCTTGGTAATATTAATTAATATTTGAACAAGACGGTCATAGTCAGCATTAACCATCACCTCTTCGTCCGCATCAACGATGATTTGTACATTTTTCTCTGCA
This Neobacillus sp. YX16 DNA region includes the following protein-coding sequences:
- the abc-f gene encoding ribosomal protection-like ABC-F family protein gives rise to the protein MIVCSVNHIAKSFGGNIIFENLSFEVHEGNRVGLVGRNGSGKTTLLKMLANQESVDGGAIHWKKGLKIGYLAQIPDYKDLTVKEVLKTAFVQLVETETKLQQLEFEMGQELTPAYLQRLMDQYGKLQDDFILNGGYEMDAQMDMVSHGLNITDLVNKPFSLLSGGEKTKVGLALSLLMKPELLLLDEPTNHLDLMAIEWLGTFLKEYSGTIILISHDRYFLDEVVAKVLDMEDGEIELYHTNFSGFVKEKEERLLREFQEYQEQQRKIKKMKEAIKRLREWADRANPPSAALHKRATNMQRALDRMEKLDRPKLDVKKMAIDFEANDRSGKDVIKLEDVSKNFGSRKLFENVNMLVQYKDRTAIVGENGTGKSTLLKMILGDCDSDKGTVKVGSNVKIGYLSQHVFHTIGEERVIDVFRSEVIVNEGKARHILARFLFYGPAVFRKVNQLSGGERMRLRLAQLMYQDINLLVLDEPTNHLDIDSCDVLEEALEQFNGTILAVSHDRYFLNKLFNKVYWLKDETVYFFDGNYDWAKGKLNTVKVSQPATPEKIAPIKNAKPLKAAAVPNKAIEIEQKLEELEELIHTLKQKMESGIDLEMLQKQYTELEQLEIEREHLYKQLDDVV
- a CDS encoding YitT family protein, producing the protein MLKKLAVIGFGSTMIGVGVNGFILPFHLINGGMFGISILFNYIWHFSIGLTFVLLNIPVYLLAYKSDINYFTYGLIGAFFSGFMIEILVPLKNVFHLPIISSVIIGGTIVGIGVGTMLRNQISPGGMDLLALLFAKWTKVNVGIIAYAIDTVIIMSSLLLLREPRLLYSLLIVSIVGLLATAFTSVGHYEK
- a CDS encoding peptidylprolyl isomerase, coding for MVFIKQNKKLVFVIGVLILAIGVFLSLALSNDKAIAKINGDAISKDELYNVMVKQYGAATVEQLIADKIVASEAKKQNITISDEELNKEVDKLKESYGGEEAFEQVLASNNTTVDVLKEDLKNYLTMRKLIEPQIEITDEELKTYFDENKDSLGEAEQVKASHILIKDEATAKEIKQKLADGADFAELAKEYSTDEGSKENGGELGFFPRGTMVTEFEDVAFSLPINEISEPVKSDYGYHIIKVEEKKEAKEANFDDSKAAIKETLIDEKMESEYTTWLEGKKKDYDIENSLESVVG
- a CDS encoding S1C family serine protease, whose amino-acid sequence is MNYKDEFEKENEKNLQNTSDEISDVYDNKNNPEEEPETQYVEENVLTDNEPVGRAEELEVEKNEEEIVTEQPTKRVEFKNNTKKKRKKVKGFASMVAAGVVGSVLTLTVLPYTNYLDNFQQADEKQTIGISQQNANSEVNTVTAQPTSAKSSSSIADTVEQLSKTIVGIVNYQQRQSQGFYGKSSSQNVESGTGSGVIFQKNNDIAYIVTNNHVVEGATKLEVSLYNGEKVSAEIVGTDALTDLAVLKIDSKHVEAIAQFGDSSTLRPGDQVYAIGNPLGLDFARTVTEGIVSAINRSIAVSTSAGNWETNVIQTDAAINPGNSGGALINPEGLVIGINSLKISESGVEGLGFAIPSNDLLPIVNELIEDGKVERPYLGVGLADLTEVPQLYWENLPESVKEGVMITAVEPNSAAANGGLEAQDVIVTMNGTKIANSSELRKFLYSDVKIGDVVKFEVYRDGKLTTVNVKLAK
- the mgrA gene encoding L-glyceraldehyde 3-phosphate reductase, which translates into the protein MVYLADESRYGTMKYNRSGRSGLQLSAISLGLWHNFGGVDTYENGRSMLRRAFDLGITHFDLANNYGPPPGSAEEMFGKMIKSDFAPYRDEMIVSTKAGYTMWPGPYGDWGSRKYLVSSLDQSLNRMGLDYVDIFYSHRPDPNTPLEETMGALDSIVRQGKALYVGISNYSAEQTEEAVKILNRLGTPLVIHQPSYSMLNRWIEDGLQDVLQENGVGSIAFCPLAQGLLTNKYLNGIPTDSRAAKTQSFLSKDQVTENIVKRVKKLNEVAGERGQNLAQMSLAWVLRGGRVTSALIGASRVSQIEENVAALKNLSFTEEELNRIEDILKS
- a CDS encoding Na+/H+ antiporter NhaC family protein: MKQLILLLTVTLTGVIWSVIFHQPLVKGFLPGFIILVYLSKQNKQGVKQILLISIRGVYKTRVVIIILFLVSFLLPSWYLSGTIEQMVKIALHFINPHFFYVLTFVAAMVFSMLLGTTVGTLSAIGIPILGTAVVLNLQPEIVAGALVSGAFVGDRTSPFSSAHQLLAHTIELPVKKQWNAMLFTTFIAVGVSILFYGSFDFFSEVTVPASEHLRWSDLSLIKFIPPIILLLLVLFRVSIIYAFLTSIISAGILSLFEGVSLVEIAHAFWNGIEGLGGGFLHMYELLLFLALAGAYNGLLEELNVIQPYLDKWLQSSTSLTGDTIKTLLATLVISFIAANQTLPIILTGRSFLPHWSSKYGKVELARVMGDTTMLFPGMVPWSVLAIMCSTIVGIPILEYLPYALFLWLLPFLTVMVSLFKHVRKSKSIATA
- a CDS encoding mismatch-specific DNA-glycosylase; amino-acid sequence: MKLVNDHIKESLKILFVGFNPSIRSSETGHHFANPNNRFWRILHDAGLTPRKFDASEDAKLLDLGMGITNIVARPTKAADEITKEEYKEGKEILRNKIELLKPRVVCFVGKGVYQEYSGMKSVPWGRQEKPVVPGTIDFVAPSSSGLVRMKVEEIVEIYLGLKEIIE
- a CDS encoding RAxF-45 family protein, which encodes MMARTIYNRIIFKLKRRCKEMVRSIFVRVQWLEALYLCRAIFHEVVFKGGSLSFFQNYKMNIER